In Streptococcus mitis, the DNA window CGTTCATGTCATATAAATATTTACCGCCTTTAGCATTTTGCTGATAGCGGAATTTCCCTGCATCTCTGAAATCTTCAATTTTCTTACGACCCCAACCGGTCTTCTCTTGGACGTCTTTAATTGAAGCCCAGTTCGTTCCTCTTGCCACTCGTAATTTAGCCTCAGTCATAGCTTTCACATTTAACTGGACAAGTTCTTCTAGCAGTTCATTTTTGAAATCTTCCCCAAACAATTCTAAAGCCATTGGCAATTTCCTCCCTTTCGTGATATAATTTGATTAGTTATTTTGATAAGCGCCTGACTTCTGTTAGGTGCTTTTTTATGCTACTCAATTCCATAATCTTCAATAACCTGAAGAATAAAGCTATTCGCTCGTGGTCCTTTTGTTGTCCCACTCAGAATATTTGTTACTTCCTGTCGCTTAAAGCCGTAAGCAACCGCTAAAGTTGTTTTTTTGATTCCTTTCTCTTTCAAGAAAGTATTAATCTTTTCACGACCGTTTGTGATATCTGGCATATACTTCCCTCCTCTCTTTTTTGTACTATTGAAATATTGCGTTACTCTCCTTATCCCCTTTTTTTCTAAATATGGTATAATCAAGAAAAATGATTGGAGAAGTTTTATGGAGTTATCCACTGTTGATCATTACTTCGGCATAATTGGAAGAACTGTAACTATTCAAATTCCTCAAACTTGCCCTTGGTGCGGAATTGGAAATAATCCCACTAACAACGAGGCAGGACATTTAGAAATTCAAGAAGGTCGCATTTTCACTATGCACCATCGTTGTCCATCCTGTAAAAAATACCACATGACAAACCAAGAATGTTTGCATCAAGCTGATAAAACGACCATGGTTCTTGTTTACCCTAACAAAGTCGCTATCAACATAGACCCTCTTTTTATTGAGCACGCTCCTAGATTTGTAGAGTTTTACAGTGAAGCGGTCGAGGCAGAAAAAATGGGACTAGAGAATATCGCAGGAACCGGTTATCGTTCTGCCATTGAATGCTTAATTAAAGATTATGCTTTAGACTTTAAATTAGATAACAAAGAGTATCTATCTAATCCAAAACTATCATTTAATAATGCCATTGACCGGTACATAAAAGATGACGAACTCCTAAAAGGTGCATTGCACTTTATAAGAGAAGTGGGCAATGACTACACCCACTGGGATAAAAGCTCCAGCATCTCTCTTCCTACAATGAAACATTATGTTGAAATTATTATTCAAATCTTTAAGTCTAAATTTATGATGAAGTATCTTCCGGATGCTTGATTCCCAAACGCATTTCAATTTCTGAGATGCGTTTTTCTTGTTCTGCAACCTTCTCGTATAACTCTTCGACAGAGTAAGCGATGATTTTTTCCATAGTTACACCTCCCTCTTCACTTATTTGTAAATAAGAAACAACTAAAAATTTAACTATTTTTTGTGTTATTGCTTGACTTTTTACAATCTATTGTTTAGAATAAAAGCATAAGAAAAAGCACTAATAAAACTATAAATACCGTTCGCCAAAACTTTTTATAATTTATTTCTTAGTTGTTTTTTTAGTTGTAACTTACTTACAAAAACTATTGTAAACTATTGATTGTGTTTTGTCAACAACTTTACACACAAAAGTTTAAATATTTTTTGTCATGTCTTAGAAAGGCTGATAAATCAATGTTTTCTTTGTTTGAAAAAATTAAAGAACTCTGCCAAAAACGAGGAATTTCTATAAATTCCCTCGAAGAAACACTTGGATATAGCAGAAATACAATCTATAGCATGAAAAGTAAAAAACCAAATGCTGAAAGATTACAAGAAATCGCAGACTACTTCAACGTATCTACAGACTACTTACTTGGTCGTACAGATAACCCAAATATTGCCAACTCAAAAGAGCAATTCTTTTTTGAAGGCAAAGAGGTAAATATTGAAGAACTCGCTTCGACTGCTATGCGCTTCAATGGTAAGCCATTATCAGACGAAGATAAAAAAGCAATCCAGAATATTATCGAAATTTATCTACGAAAAGGATAGTCTATATGACTGAAAAAGAACTTGCCTCTAATTTAGGTATCAAAATAGAGGTCTTTGAAGATGTCTTATTTCCTGATGAAGCATTTTATATTCCTGCTTTAAAAACAATGTTCCTTAGCGACGCAATCTCTGAAGATAAGAGGGTACAGGTCGCTCTGCACGAAATAGGACATCGCAACCACTCGACAGATATTTACGAAAATTTCCGTGAGAGATGTGAGTTGGAAGCAAATCGCAACATGATTCATCATCTCATGAAAGCTGAATTGGATATCGCTGAAGATAAGACCGTATTTAATTACTTGGTCTTTATGGAAAAATATAACCTAAAAACCATTGCTGATGAAACGATGGTCAAGGAAGAATATAAGTCGCTAATTGGATAAAGGAGAAAATATCATGGGAAGCAACAGAACTAACCAAGAAATAGCTATATATACTGCAACGATAATACAAGAACTAGAGGATTATATCCACCATCTTCAGAGAATGAACGACGAAGAGAATAAACGAGCCGAAAAAATAGCTCAGTGGGTAGAGAACTGGACAAAATATTTAAAAATAGAACAAACTTTTAATCCAAAGAGTATTCAGGCTTTGAAAAGAGGAAGCATTGTTTATGCAGATTTTGGCTTTAATGTTGGAATGGAGTATGGCGGACTACATTATGCAATAGTTTTGAACAAAGAAGATGCACGTTCAAACCATCTTCTTCATGTACTGCCTTTAACCTCTGTGAAAGAAAAAACTGATATGAGTAATTTGAAATATTTTCAATTCCCAATTGGTAACGAAGTATTTCAATTACTATCAAATAAAGCTTTGCAAAAAGTTAGAGAATTATCTGAAATGTACGACCGTTATTCTAACAAAAACTATGAATTAACGACAAGAGCAAAAGCAATTGATTCTTTAATCAATGAGAATAAAAAACTAATCGAAAACCTTGAGAATTCCTTGCTTTCGAATTCGGATGAATTTTTTGTTAATCAAACACCTACTATTAGAAAGAACATAGAATTTGGACTTTCCGAGGCACTACAAATCAAACAAGAACTCAAAGAAAATGAGAAGTTACTTACAGAACTTAATAAAAAGTTGACATACGCTAAAAAAACCATTACAAAAACACAAAATATGAACAAAGATAGCATTGTTTTATTGAATCAGGTTACAACAATTAGTAAAATGAGACTTTACGATCCCAAAAATAATAATTCAATTTTGAATGGTATTGTACTTTCCGATGATACTATGGAAAAAATTGAAGAAGCACTTAAAAATATTTTTTAAAATTTGAATATTTTTCTTGACTTTTATCATAATTAGGGTTAGAATAGAATCATAAAGTCGCTTGACGACAAAATATATGATACTGTCCCAAGAGGACAATTCTAGCCCTGCTCTTATGAGTAGGGCTTTTAGTTTATTAAAAAGCCCCCATATTCGCCAATAGCAACCATCTTTTTATGGTCTATTGTGCAAGATTGATATTTTTAGAAAATTATATTACAATACAGCTATCAGGAGTTTAGCTCCATAAAGTTTAGGTTTGGATTTTAGATCCATAACGTGATGGTAGCCGTATTTGATACGGCTACTTTTCTTTTTATCTAGCAACTGTTTCCATTTTGGAAATAGTTGGCATGTAAAAAACGGAAATAAAAAATGTGCAACAACTGATTCACACTAAAAGCTGATAGAGAGGTTTCATTATGAAACAAGAACGCAAAGTTTTAGGTATTTTAGCTATTATTTTCGGAGCACTTGCTCTACTTGGCTCATGGATGCCTATTATCAACAATTTTTCATTCATTTTGGCTATTTTGGCTCTTATCTTTGGTTTAATTGGTTTTGCAGTAAACAGAAAAAGACCAAAAACACTAGCTATTATCGGAACTGTTTTATCTGTTGTTTCGATTGCTATCGTGCTTGCAACTCAAGCTATGTATGCTAAATCGCTTGATAAACTTGGTAAAGATGTGGAACAAGCAGTTAGTTCAGCAAGTTCTTCAATCGAATCTTCACAAAAAGAAGAAGATGCTAAATTTAACTGGACAAAAGAGCAGTTTGATGCGCTTGTGACTGGTGATATCGCTAATAGAGGTGCAGGCGGTTCTAAATATGATGATATCGTTAAAGAACACGGTGAGCCGAGCGATACTAACACAAGTACAGTTAATGACCACGAAAACAAAACAATCTCTTACACTTCGATTGGTACTAAATATAAAGCTGTTATCTTGTCATTCGCAAAACAAGATGATGGAACTTTCTTATTGATTA includes these proteins:
- a CDS encoding helix-turn-helix domain-containing protein is translated as MFSLFEKIKELCQKRGISINSLEETLGYSRNTIYSMKSKKPNAERLQEIADYFNVSTDYLLGRTDNPNIANSKEQFFFEGKEVNIEELASTAMRFNGKPLSDEDKKAIQNIIEIYLRKG
- a CDS encoding DNA-binding protein — translated: MPDITNGREKINTFLKEKGIKKTTLAVAYGFKRQEVTNILSGTTKGPRANSFILQVIEDYGIE
- a CDS encoding helix-turn-helix domain-containing protein; this translates as MALELFGEDFKNELLEELVQLNVKAMTEAKLRVARGTNWASIKDVQEKTGWGRKKIEDFRDAGKFRYQQNAKGGKYLYDMNDVLRFQSQLAK
- a CDS encoding CD20-like domain-containing protein gives rise to the protein MKQERKVLGILAIIFGALALLGSWMPIINNFSFILAILALIFGLIGFAVNRKRPKTLAIIGTVLSVVSIAIVLATQAMYAKSLDKLGKDVEQAVSSASSSIESSQKEEDAKFNWTKEQFDALVTGDIANRGAGGSKYDDIVKEHGEPSDTNTSTVNDHENKTISYTSIGTKYKAVILSFAKQDDGTFLLITKVGNGLE
- a CDS encoding ImmA/IrrE family metallo-endopeptidase, with product MTEKELASNLGIKIEVFEDVLFPDEAFYIPALKTMFLSDAISEDKRVQVALHEIGHRNHSTDIYENFRERCELEANRNMIHHLMKAELDIAEDKTVFNYLVFMEKYNLKTIADETMVKEEYKSLIG
- a CDS encoding DUF4145 domain-containing protein gives rise to the protein MELSTVDHYFGIIGRTVTIQIPQTCPWCGIGNNPTNNEAGHLEIQEGRIFTMHHRCPSCKKYHMTNQECLHQADKTTMVLVYPNKVAINIDPLFIEHAPRFVEFYSEAVEAEKMGLENIAGTGYRSAIECLIKDYALDFKLDNKEYLSNPKLSFNNAIDRYIKDDELLKGALHFIREVGNDYTHWDKSSSISLPTMKHYVEIIIQIFKSKFMMKYLPDA
- a CDS encoding type II toxin-antitoxin system PemK/MazF family toxin, yielding MGSNRTNQEIAIYTATIIQELEDYIHHLQRMNDEENKRAEKIAQWVENWTKYLKIEQTFNPKSIQALKRGSIVYADFGFNVGMEYGGLHYAIVLNKEDARSNHLLHVLPLTSVKEKTDMSNLKYFQFPIGNEVFQLLSNKALQKVRELSEMYDRYSNKNYELTTRAKAIDSLINENKKLIENLENSLLSNSDEFFVNQTPTIRKNIEFGLSEALQIKQELKENEKLLTELNKKLTYAKKTITKTQNMNKDSIVLLNQVTTISKMRLYDPKNNNSILNGIVLSDDTMEKIEEALKNIF